A region of Ornithorhynchus anatinus isolate Pmale09 chromosome 5, mOrnAna1.pri.v4, whole genome shotgun sequence DNA encodes the following proteins:
- the AGMAT gene encoding agmatinase, mitochondrial, whose translation MERLLSSQCSKLLQGPLFLREFCSSAGRSTRLSSGKGGLWPPSPGKSHSGTPSATGRPGSGFLPSLAPGLLQSHHAVAHPSRRWASDASFNLPPSSEFVARPVGICSMMRLPTQSSPEGLDAAFVGVPLDIGTSNRPGARFGPRRIREESVLLRRMNPSTGALPFQSLMVADLGDVNVNLYNLQDSCRQIREAYQKIVASHCIPLTLGGDHTITYPILQAVAEKYGPVGLVHVDAHTDTADQALGEKLYHGTPFRRCVDEGILDCKRVVQIGIRGSSNTVDPYKFSRDQGFRVVLAEDCWLKSLVPLMGEVRKQLGNKPIYISFDIDSLDPAYAPGTGTPEIAGLTPSQALEIIRGCQGLNIVGCDLVEVAPMYDSSGNTALLAANLLFEMLCALPQVKTV comes from the exons ATGGAGCGGCTCCTTTCTTCCCAGTGCAGCAAGCTGCTCCAGGGCCCTTTATTCCTGAGGGAATTCTGCTCTTCAGCCGGCCGCTCTACCAGGCTATCCTCTGGGAAGGGAGGCCTGTGGCCACCGAGCCCAGGCAAATCTCATTCCGGGACTCCGTCTGCCACAGGTCGGCCGGGCTCGGGCTTCCTGCCCAGTTTGGCTCCCGGACTCCTCCAGAGCCATCACGCGGTGGCTCATCCCTCACGTCGCTGGGCCTCGGATGCCTCCTTTAACTTGCCTCCCAGTTCTGAATTTGTGGCCCGGCCCGTTGGGATCTGCTCCATGATGAgactgcccacacagagctcacctgAGGGGCTGGACGCAGCTTTTGTGGGCGTACCTCTGGACATCGGCACCTCTAACCGCCCTGGGGCGAG GTTTGGACCTCGCCGCATCCGGGAGGAGTCAGTATTGTTGCGGAGGATGAATCCAAGCACtggagcccttcctttccaatcCCTCATGGTAGCAGACCTAGGGGACGTGAACGTCAACCTTTACAACCTCCAAGACAGCTGTCGGCAAATCCGAGAAGCCTACCAGAAAATCGTAGCTTCCCACTGTATTCCTCTCACCCTGG GTGGAGATCACACAATCACGTACCCCATCTTGCAAGCAGTGGCAGAAAA ATACGGGCCAGTAGGGCTAGTGCACGTGGATGCCCACACGGACACGGCTGACCAAGCCTTGGGAGAGAAGCTGTACCACGGGACTCCCTTTCGCCGGTGTGTGGACGAAGGAATCCTGGACTGCAAGCGAGTGGTGCAGATTGGCATTCGAGGCTCTTCCAATACTGTGGACCCTTACAAATTCAGCAGAGACCAG GGTTTCCGGGTTGTCCTGGCTGAAGATTGCTGGCTCAAGTCATTGGTGCCGCTGATGGGAGAAGTCAGGAAACAGTTGGGGAACAAACCCATTTACATCAGTTTTGATATAGATTCCTTGGATCCTGCCTACGCTCCCGGTACTGGGACACCTGAGATTGCAGGTCTCACACCCAGTCAG gCTTTGGAGATCATCCGTGGATGTCAAGGGCTGAACATAGTTGGCTGTGACCTTGTTGAAGTTGCACCAATGTATGATAGCTCTG GAAACACAGCGCTCTTAGCAGCCAACCTGCTGTTTGAAATGCTGTGCGCCCTCCCTCAAGTGAAAACTGTCTGA